In the Balaenoptera ricei isolate mBalRic1 chromosome 1, mBalRic1.hap2, whole genome shotgun sequence genome, GCCCCAGGAGAAGCCAGGCAGGACAATGCTGGGACAGACCTTGAAGCCCTAGCTGTTATCTCCCAAGACCAGAAAGTGCCAGAGATAGGGAGCCTGGGGCCCTGAAGAGTCAGGTGAGTACCTGGaactgggggtgaggggtgggagggtgCCCTGGGCAGCAGGGAGGACCCCTCCTTCTGGAGACAGGcgggaaggaggcaggagggagagccCTCGCGGATCAGAGGTTCTGGAGCTGGGCGGATGACAGCAGGTCCGTATGCCGGGCAGATCTGGAGTGGTACCTGGCATTGCCGCCTGTGGGACCGAGGGCAAGTTACATCATGCCTCTGGCCTCCATTCCCTGGTACATGAGATGGGGTAATGCCAGCTCCCCAGGGTTTTTCGTGCCCAGCGCAGTTACACTCAGGGCCTGATACTAAGGATTGTAGAGACAGAGCGGGTCTGTGGAGTGATCTAAGAAGTGAGGTCTTCTGGCCAGAGTGAGGGATTTAACCAGCGTTATGGGCACCTGGTGTGTTCACCAAACACCCACACACGTTATCTCAGATAATGATCTAACAGCCTTCTGAGGTGGTTACTGGATGTCGCCCATTTTTTTCAGAGGAGCTCACTGAGGCATGGGCTCCTAGAGATTGAGTCAATAGCCATGGTCACATAGCTAGGTGGCTGAAAAGAGCCAGGCATCCTGCCCAGCCCTGCAGATACCCAAACCCCTGCTGTTTCCACAGCAGTGCCTGAGCCAGGAGGTCCAGGCCACCAGCAGGAAGGCCTCAGCGCTGGGGCATGGTAGGCCCTGCAGAAGTTCTCCTCCTCCAGGTTCTTGCGGGGAGCCAGGTCAGTGGAGCTGTGGACTCCCCAGCCTTCCTCTGTCCCCAGGACAGGCCTGGCAAAAGCAGGCAGTGATATGGGGCCCAACAGAAATTTAGAAGAGGATATGTGTAGGTGTGCCTAAGGTGAAGCCCAGGGAAGGACCAGGGGCAGCAGAAgggctctgtggccttgggcaagccacttcacctctctgagccttggtcttCTTGTCTGTAAATGGGCCTGATGCCACCTGCTGTGTGGGGATTTTGTGAAGGTTCCACCAGGAAGGGGCTTTGAGGGCAGAGCTACTCTGCatcaggtgggtggggaggggaggggaggggagggaaggctgCAGCCCAGAGGGGACCTGGGCTGACCTGAACGTGGGCAGTGAGCAGGGGCGGGGTCTGGGGTCTTCATGGCCAATGGATGTGCTTTGAGGGGCTTGCTGGGATCCAAAGCCTCTGTGGAGTtcacagaagctcagagaagttgggGGAAAGTCTGGGCCTCTACCCACCTTGGGGACCCCCAGCCTATTCTGCTTTCCCTGGTCAGGCCTTCCCAGCAAAGGGTTAACAGTCTTCTCTACCTGCAGTTGCATTTTAAAGACACGAAATTAAAGCAGGTAATTTATTCTCCCCACACACGAAAGAGCAATTAGTTCTAAACAGGGCTTAATCAGTCACCGCGAGATTGATTTCTGGAGCCCTGGGTTTTCGGGCTCCTGGCGCCATGCCAGGCTGGCAGGGTGGTGGGGAGCGGACAAATGAGCCGCAGCGGCATGAGCCCTTACATAATCTGCTGGGGGGCCCTGGCAGCCTGGCTAGCCCCGGGCGGGGCTTGGCTGAGTTGGGGAGGGGGGTCTTGCTCCCCCGCTGCAGGCCCCTTAGGAGTTGCCTCCCTGGAAAGGCTAGACCCAAAGCCCTGGCCTCACCCTACGGACAGTGCCTGTGTGGGGCAGGGGAGCGGGAAGGATGGGGCGGGTCTGGGGTAGAGCATGGATAGTCTGAGTTTGTCCGACCTGGTACTTACACCtgttcccctccttctcccctttaCCCTTTCATCTTCCCTattccctccccctccaccttTTGGCTCCTCTCCTGTTCTCTTATACTCTCACTTCTctattttctcccactcctttTCCCATCAATTACCCCCTCacttcccactcccccacccctatccttGTCTCTGGCCACAGAACTCCATCCGGCACAACCTGTCTCTGCACACCCGGTTCATCCGCGTGCAGAACGAGGGCACAGGCAAGAGCTCCTGGTGGATGCTGAACCCTGAGGGCGGAAAGACGGGCAAGACCCCGCGGCGCAGGGCTGTGTCCATGGACAACGGGGCCAAGTTCCTGCGCATCAAGGGCAAGGCCAGCAAGAAGAAGCAGCTGCAGGCACCGGAGCGAAGCCCCGACGACAGTCCCCAGGGCGCGCCAGCCCCGGGACCCGTGCCTGCCGCGGCCAAGTGGGCCACGAGCCCGGCCTCGCACGCCAGCGACGACTACGAGGCATGGGCCGACTTCCGCGGCGGCGGGAGACCCCTACTCGGGGAGGCGGCCGAACTGGAGGACGACGAGGCCCTGGAGGCCCTGGCGCCGTCGTCGCCGCTCATGTACCCGAGCCCGGCGAGCGCGTTATCGCCCGCGCTGGGTGCGCGCTGCCCGGGGGAGCTGACCCGCCTGGCCGAGCTCGGGGGCCCGCTGGGCCTGCacggcggcggcggggcggggctgcCCGAGGCGCTGCTGGACGGCTCGCAGGATGCATACGGGCCGCGGGCCCGAGCCGGGACGCCCGCCTACTTCGGCGGCTGCAAGGGCGGTGCCtacggcgggggcgggggcttcGGGCCGCCGGCGCTGGGCGCGCTGCGCCGCCTGCCCATGCAGACCATCCAGGAGAACAAGCAGGCCAGCTTTGCGCCGGCCGCCGCGCCCTACCGCCCGGGGGCGCTGCCCGCGCTGCTGCCGCCACCGCCACCCGCACCCAGGCCCGGCCCGGTGCTGGGCGCGCCCGGGGAGCTGGCGCTGGCGGGCGCGGCCACCGCCTACCCGGGCAAGGGGGTGGCCCCATACGCGCCGCCGGCGCCCTCGCGCAGTGCCTTAGCCCACCCCATCAGCCTTATGACGCTGCCCGGCGAGGCGGGCGCGGCGGGAGTGGCGCCGCCGGGCCACGCGGCCGTCTTCGGGGGCCCCCCCGGCGGCCTCCTGCTGGACGCGCTGCCGGGGCCGTACGCGGCCGCCGCCGCAGGGCCGCTGGGTGCCGCGCCCGACCGCTTCCCGGCCGACCTGGACCTCGACATGTTCAGCGGGAGCCTCGAGTGCGACGTCGAGTCCATCATCCTCAACGACTTCATGGACAGCGACGAAATGGACTTCAACTTCGACTCGGccctgccgccgccgcctcccggcCTGGCTGGGGCCCCGCCCCCCAACCAGAGCTGGGTGCCGGGCTGAGGGCCGCCTCCCGCGCCCCCggtgccctgccccgcccccccccagggGCCTCTGTCTTCCCATCCTGATCCCCGGGTCCCCACTCCCATTCCCGCTTCACGGAGGGGATCCAGGAGGCAGCCCCAACCCAGCTAGAGACATCCCTCGGAAGCTGACCGCTGAGGGAAGTGgtagggaggggctggggcgcCCTGCCATTCTTGCCCAGACTCCTGAGACCCGCTCCCCCTCCTCCCAAGGGCGGGAAGCCTGGGAGTGGAGGTTGGATTCCGGGCTGGGTGGGAGTAGGGAGGAATGAGGTGGGCCGTGCTGGTCTGGGAAGCCCACCGGGAGactgggcggggcggggtgggggggcgtctccgaatcttcagtttcctttgcgGGGCCCCCGCGTGACGAATCGCCCACCCCAAAGTCGAATCTGATCCCCAGTTGACACGTTCCCACTGGTCTTAGCCTCACCCACCCCAAGCCAGGAACCTCCTCCCAGAAACACACTCACACCTACCTATTGGCTGTTCACCCTGAGCTGTCCTCCTTCGGCCCTCAACCACTCTCCGACCTCCAGACCCACAGTTCAGCCCCGCCCACTCATCCTTGCCCGCCTTAGTTTCTCCCCTCCCAGGTGGAAGTCCCTCTTCCTTTCCGCTCGTCCCCATTCCCCAGTACTGGTCTCAGCCTCCCCAGTGGGCCTCAGCTCCGGATCCACCCCCCAACCCGACACCCCTTTCTCCGTGCCAGTCCTGGCTCCTCTCTCCCATATTTATAAGTGTCCGGTCGGGGCGGTCTGTGGGCGCGGCGTCCCCGGCGCATATCGTAGGCAGTGTACCGTGGCCGTGCCGtcagcgtgtgcgtgtgcgtgtgtgccgTGTCGAGGCCGTGTAGAGTGCATTGTACAGCATATTTTCatgaataaaattgttttaaatatttctcgtGCCTTGGGCTAGTAGGGGGAGCTGCGGAGGAAGAGGATAATTGGTAGGGATCATGGAGGCGGGGGTCCCTGTGCCCGAGCCCATTGTGGCTTTGTGTCTGAGTCTGTGTCAGCATTCACTGATGTCTGTCTGCTCAACACACATTGGTTAAGTGCCTACTGAGTTTTGGATGCTGGAGATGTGCCTGTGTGGAGCTCTGCACCTGTTTCTGTGAACATGTGCATGCAGGAAGTTTCTGGCCTGGGGATATTCTGTCCTGAATAAGCTTCAGAGTTGGGAGAGAAGGCACAGATATTAACTGAGAACGTGTTCATGCCAGGTCCTGTATTAGGTATAATTTTTGTTCccgttctacagatgagaaaacggtCAGAGAGGGAAAATGGCTTAGGAAGGCAGGCAGCGATGGTGGAAAGGAGGCCTTTGAAGGCACACAAACTTCTGTTTGAATTTATTCCCTGCtgttttccagctgtgtgaccttgggcaaattttcAACCTCCATAACCTTGCTCTCCTGGTCTAGACCACAGGCTAGTACACCTATTGCATGGATTTCTTGTGAGCAGTAAATGAGAAAACATATGTAAAGTAGCAGCACAGGTCctgcatccattcattcatccatggaAAATTtagtgagcacctgctatgtgccaggtcttATACCAAGCACTGGGGCTACCATGGAGAGCAACAGAGGCACAACCTCTGCTCTCAAGGAATTTAGAGGCTCGAGGGGCACAGAGATGAGTAAATGGGCGATTTTAGATCAGAGATGTAATGAATGGAGGAGGCAGGGGGCTGTTGTGGGAATGAATGAGACAGTTGCACCCATCCCGGGCTTGAGGAGTCAGGGAAGGGGCCCGGAGGGGGTGCTGTCTcagctgagccttgaaggatgagttGGCATTGGGAAAGGAAGGGATTCAGACAGAGGGAATGGCATGATCAGAGAGCCAGAGTCAAGAGATCATTTGGGTTCCAGAACAAAAAGCAATTTAGCATGGCCAAAGCTCAGAGGTGGAAAGATGAACAATGATGGGGAGGCAAATGGGCCAGAAGGGGCAACAATGGGAGAGGGTCCGTGGCCAAGCCAGAGATGCTGGTGGTGACTCAAACCAggagggacaggggagggaaGTGAGGCTGGAGGGGGAAGGATGAGTTCACATATATTTTGGCTGTAGAGTCATTGAGACTTGGTTGTGAATTGGATATGGGGAATGAGGATCAAATGATGCCTGATTCTGGTTGGGCACTTGGGCAGACAAGGCCATTCACTGAGATGGGGAACTTCAAGGCAGGAGGAGCCCTGGGGAAGATGGTGCGCTCAGCCTCAGACAGGCTCAATTTGAGTTATGCCTTATGGGACCCCTTGAGATTTGGGAGGGATGTTTGGGAGCATATGTACTGTGTGAATGGCATTCCCTGGCATTGGGCAACATGGTGGCCCAGAGATGTCCAGCCGGATAATGGGGTCAGAAGCCCAGGAAGGTGTCTGAGCTGGAGAGGGAGGTCAGAGAAGTAAGAGTACGGAGGTTGTCATGGAGGTGTTGGGAGCGGCTTCGGGGGTGGTGCAGAGTGGGAGGAGCAGGCGACCCAGGTCTGCTCAGGGGAACACCTTAGGGCACCTTGGCACAGGAAGAGAAATGCACTGGCTGAGTAGGAGCAGctagggagaggaggaagaccAGGACACTGTGGGCTCCTAGGGTTTGTGAAAAGGGCCTGGTCCTAGAAAGGAATGCCTAACACTCTTACTTCTTAGAGCCTCACTTTCTTGGTCTGAAAGATGGGGCAGTAGCACCAGTCTCAGATTTGTTTTGAGGAGcaaataaaatgggaattattCTCTGAGGTCACACTCCTGgcgaggggcagagctggggttcctGCCCAAATGTGTAC is a window encoding:
- the FOXO6 gene encoding forkhead box protein O6, with the protein product MAAKLRAHQVDVDPDFAPQSRPRSCTWPLPQPDLVGDEDGALGSGVAEGAEDCGPERRATAPPMAPAPPLGAEVGPLRKAKSSRRNAWGNLSYADLITKAIESAPDKRLTLSQIYDWMVRYVPYFKDKGDSNSSAGWKNSIRHNLSLHTRFIRVQNEGTGKSSWWMLNPEGGKTGKTPRRRAVSMDNGAKFLRIKGKASKKKQLQAPERSPDDSPQGAPAPGPVPAAAKWATSPASHASDDYEAWADFRGGGRPLLGEAAELEDDEALEALAPSSPLMYPSPASALSPALGARCPGELTRLAELGGPLGLHGGGGAGLPEALLDGSQDAYGPRARAGTPAYFGGCKGGAYGGGGGFGPPALGALRRLPMQTIQENKQASFAPAAAPYRPGALPALLPPPPPAPRPGPVLGAPGELALAGAATAYPGKGVAPYAPPAPSRSALAHPISLMTLPGEAGAAGVAPPGHAAVFGGPPGGLLLDALPGPYAAAAAGPLGAAPDRFPADLDLDMFSGSLECDVESIILNDFMDSDEMDFNFDSALPPPPPGLAGAPPPNQSWVPG